The region gtctgtacatgctaggctcgtcaagtttaacccaagtattctccaTCTGCCAAACTGTCTTACAccccttgtatgtgaacatagagtttatcacacccggtcatcacgaggtgcttcgaaatgacaaACTTTGGAAATGgtccatactcggggagaacactttttatcttcaaatttagtgaagggatcatcttataatgctaccaccgttctaagcaaagtaagatgcataaaggataaacatcacatgcaatcaaaaatatgtgacatggtatggccatcatcatctttgtgcttttgatctccatctccaaagcatcgtcatgatctccatcgtcaccggcttgacaccttgatctccatcgttacgtcggggtcatctcgccaactattgcttctacaactattgctaacgcatagcgataaagtaaagcaattacatggctcttgcacttcatacaataattaagagacaaccctaaggctcctgctggttgtcgatattacaaaacatgatcatctcatacaacagcgtatatcacatcacgtcttgaccatatcaaatcacaacatgccctgcaaaaacaagttagacatcctctactttgttgttgcaagttttacgtggctactacgggcttctagcaagaaccgttcttaactacgcgaaaaccacaacggccgttatcaagtttgttgttttaaccttcttcaaggaccggccatagtcaaatttgattcaactaaagtaggagacatagacacccaccagccacctttacgcaaaacaagttgcatgtcagtcggtggaaccggtctcatgtgcatgaacatgtaaggttggtccgggccgcttcatcccacaataccgccgaatcaaagtaagatgttggtggtaagcaatatgactatcaccgcccacaactcttttgtgttctcaagcatatcatctacacatagacctggctcggatgccattgtaggggaacgttgcatggaaaataagaaaaaatatacacacacacgcaagatctatccttgGAGATGCATAGCCACGAGagagggagagcatcttcatacccttgaagatcgctaagcggaagcgtttatccacGCGGTTGAAGTAGTCATACACCTtcgcgatccgtcccgatcaagtaccgaacgtacgtcacctccgcgttcagcacatgttcagctcgatgttgtcctcgccttctcgatccagcaagagaggcgaagtagtagacgagttctggtagcacgacggcgtggtgacggtggtggtgaagaacaatctccgcagggcttcaccaagcacaacagaaactatgacaaaggataaactagagggggcaGGGCTGCCGGCACAtagcttggtgaatcttgatgtattgggtgctagccctacccctctatttatatgttgagccctggggtcgaaacttggagtaaagcctcctcaaagtcggttttgcccgaaaggtaagagtccttctcggactccaggaacGCCATGGTTCCCGGCTTCTGGACCCGGACGCTAGGGTCCCTGGTGTCtggcccctggcctccgcaaaactgccTTTTGCACTTACAAAAAGCCTCatgggctttaccccttggcccaaataaagtgttctagtACCCGAACATCTTGGGAAACATCCAAAACCTCTTCTAGGGAATACCGGaagccaaacactattatcccatatatcaatctttaccttcggactattccggagctcctcgtcatatcCATGATCTTAtcttggactccgaacaacattcggtcactaatatacataactcgtataatactatatcatcaacgaacgttaagcgtgggaccctacgggttcgagaatgatgtagacatgaccagacgcctctccggtcaataatcagtgggacctggatgcccatattggttcctacatattctatgaagatctttatcggacgaacctttatgacaacatgcgtaattccctttgtccgtcggtatgttacttgcccgagatttgatcgtcggcatcttcatacctagttcaatctcattaccggcaagtctctttactcgttccgtaatacatcacctcgtaagTAACTCCTtagtgagagggcccagagatacctgtattaccaagagggcctagagatacctcaccgatacatggagtgaaaaatcctaatctcgacccaTGCAAGctcaacagacacctttggagatacctgtagagcatctttatgatcacccagttatgttgtgacgttcgatagcacacaaggtattcctccggtatccgggagttgcatgatctcatagtcgaaggaatatgtatttgacattaagaaagcaataacaataaactaaacactcatatgctaagctaacggatgggtcttgtccatcacatcattctcctaatgatgtgatcccgttatcaagtgacaacacatgtatatggttaggaaacattaaccatctttgatcaacgagctagtctagtagaggcttactagggacacggtatttgtttatgtatccacacatgtatttaagtttctgatcaatacaattctagcatgaataataaacctttatcatcaataaggaaatataataacaacaactttattattgcctctagggcatattttcaccaaagatgacatgatgtagagggatagatccaatcactatggtaaaaaccccatctttttatccttaatgacaacaatacaaatacgtgcctcgctacccctactatcactgggtgaggacaccgcaagactgaacccatcagaaagcacctctcccattgcaagaaaaaccaatctagttggccaaaccaaatcgatagatcagaaagaaatacaaagctattttaatcatgcataaaagagttcagaaaggactcaaataatattcatagataatttgatcataaatccacaattcatcggatctcaacaaacgcgccgcaaaagaagattacatcgaatagaactccaagaacatcgaggagaacattgtattgaagatcaaagagagaggataagccatctagctactagctatggacccgtaggtctgtggtaaactactcacacatcatcggaagggcagcaaggttggtgtagaggccctccatgatcgaatccccctccggcggagtgccagaaaaggccccaagatgggatctcatgagaatAGAAGCTTGcgtcggtggaaaagtattttttgtGTGCCCTCTGGTGTagggggaatatttgggaatttatagtgctggagttagggttaggggagtctcgaggggcccacaagtccTGAGGGTGCCCCACCTGGGGCACGGCCAGGACGCTTGTGGCCTCCACGTGGCtcctctggcctcctcccgaagcttcgtgggtgtcttgttgtccaagaaaaatcatcaaaaagtttcattccgtttggtattaattttctgtaaaagtcaaaaacaaggaaaaaacagcaactggcactgggcactaggttaataggttagtcccaaaaatgatataaaatagcatataaatgcatataaaataccCAAgataaataatataatagcatggaacaatcagaaattatagacacattggagatgtatcaatcattGCTATAAACCTTTTATCCTTGTCATTTTGGTTTAGTAGTCCTCCAGGACAGTAATAATATTTGCCGAAGCTCAAGTAGTTACTTCACACGAGAATTGCGACACCTTGCGTGTGACAGAAGCGCCACTATAAATACACGCATCTGCTCTTCGTTGGGACGATAGCTAATTGGGATACTTCCACAGAAGTACTACATAACCCTGTTTGGCTTGCAGGCACCAGCTCCCGGGGGGCACACCATGTGAGCTTGTGGGCCCACCTTGGCTCCGTTTTCCCTAATTCAaagcctataaattcccaaatatttcaaaACCCCTAAAGCTAGACCTGTAACATTTTTATCggcaccgcaagcctctgttcttctATGGTCCCATCTGAAGGCCTTCTCCAGTACTCTACCAGAGGGGGAAACCATTGGGGAGGCAATGTTCATCGACCTTGATGCCttcatgatgatgtgtgagtagttccttgaGGACCTGCGGGTCCATAACAGTAGctagatgggtctctctctctctctctctctctccctccNNNNNNNNNNctctctgatcttcaatacaatgatctcttcggatatctattcgatgtaattcttccgGTCAGATTATTCATCGAAACTATTTGAGTCTTTTGAGAATTAATCTATGTGTGATCTTATagctatgtatgatctccaatcTATAAGTCTTCTTTGGCCAATTAGATGAGTAGATCTTCAGAGGGAGTGATGCATATTagcgggttcgatcttgcggtgtccttactctgtAACATGAGgaattgcaaggcacgtattgtactgttgctactaaggataaaacgacaaGGTTCGACCATATTGTTTGGTCTcactttgtctacattatgtcatcttgcttaaaatgTTACtttgtttgttatgaacttaatactttgagatgcatgctggagagcggtctcggggtggagtaatagtattagatgcagttGGATCAACAATCTACTTTTCACGGACCTAGTGCCTATACACGAATCATGCCATAAAGAATCATAATCACAACTACGCGttattctatcaattgtccaacactaATTTGTCTACCCACTGATGCTATCCTTATGagggagatgcctctagtgaacctgtggcccccgggtccatTCTCCATTATTACTAAAACCTAAAATTGTCGctgtttttatttgtttttattttatttgcatACCTATGATTATCATATTTATCCTTGCAATTGGCGAGaataaggggattgacaaccctcttgccttcGTTGGGTGCAAGCATTTGCTTTATGTGTGTCTGTAGGTACCGTTCACATTGTCTGTGTGTCGTCTCCTTTTGGTTTGttgaaccttggttcttaactaaggggaatactatctgctactatactacttcacccttcctcttcagggaagccCAACAACTCTACAGAGAGTAGCAGCGGCAAACCTCCGCGACGTGAGGTGGGAGCGGCTCTTCGCATACAAGGAGGAGGAGACACCGCCGATGACCACGAGGTCGACAGCTCCGGCAAGGGGGTCATCGACATCTCCCATGACAATGAGTAGGATTTGGGTAGCTTCCTTTTCTATATCTCGTTTTATCTTTGTACCATGTACTACGTTGCACAAAGTTGTATGGAAATGAGGGTCTGCAAATGGGGGGTCCGGTTGACAGTGAGGGTCGGTTGGCGCCTATTCGTTGACGCGTCCGCGGACATATACGGGGTCATATTTTCCCAGTCCGGTTGGAGAGACTCTTAGGACTTGGTAGGAGCCGTGGCAAGAGCTCAACACCGTTGTCCTCATTCTTCACCATCATGAGTCCACAACCCCCTGGCCTTCTCTTCCTTGTTCCCTCCGCCGTCGGATGCAGACCTTAGGTTATTCCAAATGCGGAAGGTGGTATAGAGCACGATGATGACACCGGTGATCGAGAAGAGGAGGGCAACTAACAGTGCAGTTACAGGCGGCATAGTGGAACGCAAAAGTAAGATAGATATTCCATGGAGGGACGTAGCAAGAAAACAGAAGTGAGAGGAAGGTCAGACGAAGAGGAGCTAAACTACTCCCTCTTTCCCATAATATAAGTGTTttctacactagtgtagtgtcgaaaacgctcttatattatgggatggagggagtattacacTAACTTTTTATGTAGGAGAGATAACAAAGCTTATAATTATCATTTTTAGTGAAACCAGAGCTTATAACACTGCTAACATGTGACACACGTGGCAAGCAATCCAAACTATTCAAAAGAGCTTATAACTCCGCTCAACTCTCTGCAGGCCGCACTGGGCTGACCTACATACACACCTAGCCCAATGCTCAATGAACTTAATGCACACCTAAGACCCAAACAGCTTGGCTAGCCAGCAGGGCAGTTGGAGCCTTTTCCTAAAGCTTATGGCTGCGCCGCACCCATGTCCAAAGTAGCGGTGCTGACAAAAGCTTACCCAAATAGATATTTCAGACATTCGGGCAATGTTTAGGCAGCCACACATACACTGATGCTATTTTATCTCAATAACGAGCGTGTAAAATACTCTATTGACCTAACCCATCCTATAATATATGAAAATCTAGAGCTGACTAGAGATTGGCCTCACATATCAGCAAATAAGTGGTAGGTACTGGAATCCAGTATGATAAGCCTGAGCGCGGCGGCTGCAGCCGTGACCGACAACAAGCTGAACCCAACAACATTCAGCCAGTGCCAACCTTTCTGGAAGGCAGAAAGTTTGGGCCCCTTCACCATCAGGTACATGTGGTTGGCAAGAACGAACGTGAGGGGGAAGGTGCTCAGGGCGCCGGTCAGGCTCATGAAGTCACCAAGGAACGGGAGCATCGCAGCCACCAACGTGTTCACCGCCAGGTAGCCTCCTCTCACACCAACTCTGAACACAACATTATGGATTGCAAAAGGCCCACCGTGTCCGCTGCCGAATCTTGTGTCCAAGTACTCATACATTGGGCTTGCAAATATCTAGAAAAGAAACTCAAATGTTAGTTCAGCGAGgggaaatcatcaactttgagatgGATTGCTTTTTGGACTATGAAGTACGAAGGTAGACCTACATGTAATGCTATGACAGTCTGAAGAAAGGCCGAGAGATTTGCCACAACTTTTATCCAAGCTGGACCATGAACGCTATTCAGTAGATAACTCGAGGTTGATGATCCGTAAGCCCAGTATCCCATAAAGGTCACAGCATACAGAGGCAACGAACCAACAGTGAACTGGAACCAGAGAGCTTTCTCCATGTTCTTGACCACAGGAGGCCTTATGGTTGCCTGCAATGTATATGAGTCACATAAGGTAATCTGATGGCACATAAACTAGTCGGTACCCTTATGTGCTACTACAATGACTCACTTGAATTTCTGGTAGCATTCCAGTGTTGTACGCAAATACAAGATTTGCTACAGCACCTATCGTAGTGAAGACTCTAGTTGACTCTGATCCAGGAATACTGTAATCTTTTGCAGGTGCTGTTATGCCTTGAAAAAATCAAGTAATGAGAGAAAATGTCATGTTGAAGAAACCTAAAGCATATTTATGGTATGACAACAAATAGAATGCATACGAAATTATGGTACGAAATATGCCAAGACAGCTGAACAAGGCAGCAAAGGATAATACCATCTCTGAGCGACAGCACAAATGCTATCACGATATAGATGAGACTGAAAACAGTGGAGAATCCCAACCAAATTCGGAGAGCAGATAGGTAAGGAATTCCAAATGCAAAAAGAGCACAGACAAACCCAGATAATGCTATGCAGTAGGGAAGTTTGAGAAGTCCGTCATCTCTAAAGAGTACGTATATTGCCTGAAGAGAAGAAATCACATCACAAATAAGCCTTGGGAGGACAAAACATCACAAGTATCTTCGCACAACATAAGATCTACAATTTAACTGTTTCCCGTGGAAAGAAATCAACGGATGGATTACCAGCATATGTTTTGAACACATATATTTTAACCAGATTGGTTAAGTTAGGTGCTAGTGGATACGCTATTCATACCTTCAGTGCTTGGCCAGCTAAGATGATAAAGCCAGTGTTGATCATGAAAAGATTAATATACTGCAGAGCCCATGTAAGCGCATACATTTTTCTTCCTGTAATCACCAAAATAAAGGTAAGCTAATTATGTTGGGACAAACAAATTGCATTCGAATTCTATCCAGATAAAAAAAATCCCAACTGGAGCGGTAAAAAGGGAAGTGGTGTCCAAATGGCAAACAACTAGATTAGAACGAGGTACTATGTATCTTTGACCCAAGGTCTCAACAACCACAATATGCACTCTACAACTAGGACATATGGGTGTCCTCAAAATCAAATAGAGCAATCTCCAGTTTATTAAACATTACGTCTATCTCATTAGAATGTGGGGATAGAGTGTATGAATATGTACCATATATATGTCCAGCAAGATCTCTGTATCTAATATGGCGTTTCCCACCAATTTCATGAAGGCGACCAAGCAGAGCATTTGCATACATCGAGATTGCAGCAGCCAGGATCAAGCCGCATGTTCCACCAATCCAGCCCAAAGGGACCATAATCGACCCAGAGTATCCAAGAACATATGCACTATTGACCCCTGTTGTCAGAACAAATCCAACTTGATACCAAGGATCTGAAAACGAGCAGAATCTTCCGTGAGTTAAACAGTCACAGATACAAGAACTGCATTCAGAAGAAAACGATTAATGCGCATAACATTTTAAGGTTCTGAACCCAGATCGGAGGAAGCAGTGGGACGGGCCATCACCGAAAATGCAGATTAAATCagcatttattttttattttttgtcttcCCATGATCAAAGTATGATGAATGTAAAAACCCTTGGAACGTTACAGAAATCAGTTGGGTTAACATGGTATTAATTTGATAGCAGAAGATACTATTGATAGGCATTTGAGTTGATGGCAACAGAGTGATTAAGATGCAGAGGGAGTATCAGATTCACATAGCCAACAAGCAGTTTGGTGAGCTATCCTTGTTATCACGGAGGGAAGAGTGAGGTAGAAATGGTTACCAACGCTAATCTGGTGGGCCGTATCATCAGAAACGTCGAGCCTGTCGACCTTTTCATCGTCGGCCATCTTGCAGGGCAGCAGCGGCGCCCTGTCAGTGTCCCCTGAGCCAGGCAAGCAAGACGAGGAAGAGGTTGACGCCCAGGAAGAAGAAGCGGGGGGAGAAGAGTTGGAGAGTGCTTCCTCGTCGTGCTGTTGCTGCTGCCGCTTCGTGGCCTATAAAAAGGAAGCCGCAGACGTCAGAAAAGTAGCATGCGACAACTGAATTTGGGGTTTTTCTTTCTTCTAAGAGAGAAAAACTTGATTAATTTCTCATTTTCACTCCACATCCAAAAAAAACATGCATATCTATATTAATAACCTATTAAATTCCTCCTTTGTAGTACTACACATGATCCATAGCACAGTTTGTGAAAAATAATAAAAGTAGCACTCCATGTCAGAATATTAATAATGATCACAACAATAATAGTAACAACAAtatcagtaataataataatacaacTAATCTTTCTGATAAAACAATAATACAACACCTGCTATTCAGCAATTACATACTAATAATAATTATtcgtaattattattattattgaagaGATCAATCCATGTCAGAATAAAGGCATTAGTCCATTCATCCGATTCTGTAGCAGAATAGGTTCGTTCGTTCTGTGCGCCGAGCTATCTACTATGTAATAATCTAGTAAAAGTAGTGGAaaggggggaaggaaagaaagAGAATCCCCACTCACATCCATCTGAAAGGCAGCCGGgcgggggcggggcggggcgggactTCCTTTTGGATTTGTTATTAATGCCTTCCTCCTTTGAATTCAatctgaagaagaaaaaagagaatggaatggaatggaatCGATCccctccgcctccccctccccactAACACCACCCCTTTAATTCTCCGCCGACGGTGCCGGCTATGATGATTGATGGCAGCAGCTGCGGCAGAGGGTTGAGAGTTGAGATTAGAATAGGGCCGCGGCAGCAGCAACCGCTCGTCGTAGCTGGCTAGTGCTGCACCGCCGCGGCTCTACCTAGGTAGCTAGTGCTGTATAACAAGgccgagggggagggggagggggcgggggcgggggaggAAGAATAGGAGGGAGGTTGTGCCCGTCTACTGGACTCTCCTTTGTTTATCAAGACCGCAAGGAAGATCGAGTGGAGTTGGTTCATTTGTTAGTTAGTCGCGATTTTTCTGGCAACGTACCAGCAAGCGGTTAGTAGTTTGTTACGGCGAAAAAATCCCAACCTCACTTACCGTTATGTAtatctatctatctactatctactaATCCTACGAGAGGGATTTTTATCTCCCTACAACTTTTTTTTTCGCGAATATGCGGaagcgtatcatttcattgataggaaGGGAAGCGGGAGAGTACATGGGATCAAATTACACAAGCGTAATCGNNNNNNNNNNNNNNNNNNNNNNNNNNNNNNNNNNNNNNNNNNNNNNNNNNNNNNNNNNNNNNNNNNNNNNNNNNNNNNNNNNNNNNNNNNNNNNNNNNNNNNNNNNNNNNNNNNNNNNNNNNNNNNNNNNNNNNNNNNNNNNNNNNNNNNNNNNNNNNNNNNNNNNNNNNNNNNNNNNNNNNNNNNNNNNNNNNNNNNNNNNNNNNNNNNNNNNNNNNNNNNNNNNNNNNNNNNNNNNNNNNNNNNNNNNNNNNNNNNNNNNNNNNNNNNNNNNNNNNNNNNNNNNNNNNNNNNNNNNNNNNNNNNNNNNNNNNNNNNNNNNNNNNNNNNNNNNNNNNNNNNNNNNNNNNNNNNNNNNNNNNNNNNNNNNNNNNNNNNNNNNNNNNNNNNNNNNNNNNNNNNNNNNNNNNNNNNNNNNNNNNNNNNNNNNNNNNNNNNNNNNNNNNNNNNNNNNNNNNNNNNNNNNNNNNNNNNNNNNNNNNNNNNNNNNNNNNNNNNNNNNNNNNNNNNNNNNNNNNNNNNNNNNNNNNNNNNNNNNNNNNNNNNNNNNNNNNNNNNNNNNNNNNNNNNNNNNNNNNNNNNNNNNNNNNNNNNNNNNNNNNNNNNNNNNNNNNNNNNNNNNNNNNNNNNNNNNNNNNNNNNNNNNNGGCCCATGTGTGAGCTTCGTCACGGACGAGTTGGGCGAGCCGCAAAGTAGATGGGTGCTTGTTGTCGAAGGTACACGCGTTGCGGTGCTTCCAAATGCTCCAGGTGACGAGGATGACAAGGGAAGCGAGGCCTTTCCGTAGACTGTTAGGGGCCGACGCCATAGAGGACGCCCACCACTCCAGGAAGTCCTCGTCGCCAATCAGCGCCGCTGTCGTCACCCTGCAGGCAGAGAGAATGTCGTGCCAGATGCCACGCGAGAATGGACATCTCATGAGGAGGTGTTGCATCATCTCGGGGGCCTGATCGCAAAGCACGCACCGATCGTCGTGGAGGAGTCCGTGGCGGGAGAGGCGCTCTGCTGTCCAACACCGATCTTGTAATGCAAGCCAGCGAAGAATTTGACCCGCAGCAGGGCCCAGGTACGCCAGGTCAGCTCGTGGTGTGGGGAGAGAGTAGAGCCAGCGAATAGGGTCCTGTAGCATGAGGCAGCTGTGTACTGTTCGGAGTCCATCCAGCGCCAGGTGATGACATCGGGCGTTGTGGAAAGAGTGATGTGCTGATGGCGGCTCCAGATGTCAATGTACTGAACTGTCACAGCGACCCCTTGGGCGCCCTGGATGTCCGAAATCCAAGCCCGGTTGGCGAGGCCATCCGTAACCGAGTGAGCCTTGCGCCGACGATGCGACACCATGGCGAAAAGGGCCGGCGCGATCTCGGCAAGGGACTGCCCCTGCATCCAGTGGTCCAACCAAAAATGTCAGGAGTGCCCGTTAGCAAGGGTCCAGCTCGTGGAAGCGCGGAAGATGTCTCTGATCTCGGGCTCGCAGGGGAGCGAGAGGTGGTTCCAGGGGCAGGACGGGTCCGTGAGCTGCAGCCAACTCCACCGCACTCTAAGCGAGATGctcatgtgtcggtgtcaaaaccggcggatctcgggtagggggtcccgaactgtgcgtctaggcggatggtaacaggagacaagggacatgatgtttacccaggttcgagccctcttgatggaggtaaaaccctacgtcctgcttgattaatattgatgatgtgtgttacaagagtggatctaccacgagaccaaggaggctaaaccctagaagctagcctatggtatgattgttgtccgtcctatggactaaagccatccggtttatatagacaccggagagggctagggttacacagagtcggttacaatagtaggaaatctacatatccgtatcgccaagcttgccttccacgccaaggaaagtcccatccggacacgggacgaagtcttcaatcttctatcttcatagtcttggagtccggccgatgatgatagttcggctatccggacaccccctagtccggaactccctcagtagcccctgaaccaggcttcaatgacgacgagtccggcacgcatgttgtcttcggcattgcaaggcgggttcttcctccgaataatttatagaagattgtgaacaccaggatagtgtccggctctgcaaaataaattccacataccaccgtagagagaataatattacacaagttcaatccgctgacgtattctgtggcgtgacgtcacaccattaccaagcctttacttgaattgtttttattgttccagcttcgcgcgtttagcgaggcggtttccttggcatgtcttgtcgaagcagagatcatgttccccttattccgggattcccatcaatacggacgtgggtaacccaaccgcgccattgattgtgacgcttgggagataagcgagttttaccaggccggtggggacacatgtttttgtccgaccatataaggggataaagatccaacccttttacctgcgccttcttcctccttggcttatccatctccgcgaactcgagctccagcgcccaagtccgtacttctcacctcaaccttctccaactatgtctggagcgggaggcaagtggatggcctcctccgtcacggaggggcagatccagaagttgcgcgacgccggatatttgtccagcgacatcgcgcatcggctccccgacgagggagagctcatccccacccccaggccccatgagagggtagtatttcttccccatttcctccgcggactgggcttcccacttcatccctttgtccgggggctcatgttctactacggcctagatttccatgatctggccccgaatttcatcctcaacatctcggcgtttatcatcgtgtgcgaggccttcctctgcatccagccccacttcggcttgtggctcaagacctttagtgtcaagccgaaggttgtgaagggcagccaagcggagtgtgaaggcgccatggtgggcaggatgtcccacgttacgtggctggagggaacTTTCgtagaaaccattaaggggtggcaatcggggtggttctacatcaccgagccgcgtgaccccgattgggcagcggcccccgaattcagatc is a window of Triticum dicoccoides isolate Atlit2015 ecotype Zavitan chromosome 2B, WEW_v2.0, whole genome shotgun sequence DNA encoding:
- the LOC119363951 gene encoding probable proline transporter 2 is translated as MDATKRQQQQHDEEALSNSSPPASSSWASTSSSSCLPGSGDTDRAPLLPCKMADDEKVDRLDVSDDTAHQISVDPWYQVGFVLTTGVNSAYVLGYSGSIMVPLGWIGGTCGLILAAAISMYANALLGRLHEIGGKRHIRYRDLAGHIYGRKMYALTWALQYINLFMINTGFIILAGQALKAIYVLFRDDGLLKLPYCIALSGFVCALFAFGIPYLSALRIWLGFSTVFSLIYIVIAFVLSLRDGITAPAKDYSIPGSESTRVFTTIGAVANLVFAYNTGMLPEIQATIRPPVVKNMEKALWFQFTVGSLPLYAVTFMGYWAYGSSTSSYLLNSVHGPAWIKVVANLSAFLQTVIALHIFASPMYEYLDTRFGSGHGGPFAIHNVVFRVGVRGGYLAVNTLVAAMLPFLGDFMSLTGALSTFPLTFVLANHMYLMVKGPKLSAFQKGWHWLNVVGFSLLSVTAAAAALRLIILDSSTYHLFADM